One window of the Candidatus Zixiibacteriota bacterium genome contains the following:
- the greA gene encoding Transcription elongation factor GreA → MDSDPIYLSKQGLLKLERELKKLKTVDRPAIISEIKRAMQMGDLSENAEYHAAKETQVHLERKIAELEDKLSRARSIETSNIPSDKAYLFAKVRVKDLKNGEEIEYQLAPPDEADVDNDIISVKSPIGAALLGKELGDQVEIKVPAGIVRYEIMKISRE, encoded by the coding sequence ATGGATAGCGATCCCATTTATTTGTCTAAACAGGGCTTATTGAAGCTTGAAAGGGAACTGAAAAAGCTCAAGACCGTGGATCGCCCGGCCATTATTTCTGAAATTAAGCGGGCGATGCAGATGGGTGATCTTTCGGAAAATGCCGAATATCACGCCGCCAAAGAGACCCAGGTTCACCTGGAGCGGAAAATCGCGGAACTCGAGGACAAACTCAGCCGGGCCCGGTCGATAGAGACCTCCAATATTCCGTCGGACAAGGCCTACCTCTTTGCCAAGGTCCGGGTAAAAGATCTGAAAAATGGGGAGGAAATCGAGTATCAATTGGCCCCTCCCGACGAAGCCGACGTTGATAATGATATTATTTCGGTTAAATCGCCGATTGGGGCGGCCCTGCTGGGCAAAGAGCTCGGAGATCAGGTGGAAATCAAGGTCCCGGCCGGCATAGTCCGCTATGAAATCATGAAAATTTCGCGCGAATAA
- a CDS encoding conserved exported hypothetical protein (Evidence 4 : Unknown function but conserved in other organisms) yields the protein MLRKLMIIGLVLATMTLMFGCSDRGVTSVDDVYSSGAVYTDQHTFPDELSHSMFSSIALTSLLRFRVYVPSTYGDQNTQTPYPVLYLLSPLGEDEFFYLDHGLKDVADKLISDGVIKPMIIVCVNGANGYGGSFYGSSPAGGNYDELIGAKIGDAVNGTLIKYVDGYYNTDTLRTGRAVSGVEMGGYGAMRIAVKYSQNFGAASAISAPLDFDGSDGTGGFIPLFQQVINESGVPYASLDTSYSKPLQTMFFAAAASFSPHDTGTVGDGQVITDSTTFFNPEGTIRLHLPFGATGAAYAPIWNLWLANNLQNMMPLYPGSLDSVAVMLLASPQADYGFYQQTVSFRTTLEGSPNVSLTYGEYTGYSGYPADKFHVVYDLLPKILKFHSDHFADL from the coding sequence ATGTTAAGAAAATTAATGATAATCGGTTTGGTCCTGGCGACGATGACCCTTATGTTCGGCTGCAGTGACCGCGGTGTCACCTCGGTCGATGATGTCTATAGTTCCGGCGCGGTATATACGGACCAGCACACCTTTCCTGATGAGTTGAGCCACTCGATGTTTAGCAGCATTGCCCTGACCAGTCTCCTTCGCTTCCGGGTGTACGTTCCCAGCACTTACGGTGATCAAAATACGCAGACCCCTTATCCGGTCTTGTACCTTTTATCACCCCTGGGTGAAGATGAATTTTTCTATCTTGATCACGGTCTGAAGGATGTCGCCGATAAGTTGATTTCCGACGGCGTCATCAAGCCGATGATAATAGTCTGCGTCAACGGCGCCAACGGCTACGGCGGCTCCTTCTACGGCAGCAGTCCGGCCGGGGGCAATTATGACGAACTGATCGGCGCCAAGATCGGCGACGCCGTCAACGGCACCCTGATAAAATATGTCGACGGTTATTACAATACCGATACCTTGCGGACCGGCCGCGCTGTTTCCGGAGTGGAAATGGGCGGGTACGGAGCGATGCGGATCGCGGTCAAATACAGCCAGAATTTCGGCGCCGCTTCGGCCATATCGGCCCCGCTTGATTTCGACGGCAGCGACGGCACCGGCGGGTTTATCCCGCTGTTCCAGCAGGTGATAAATGAAAGCGGGGTCCCGTACGCCAGTCTTGACACCTCGTATTCAAAACCGCTTCAGACCATGTTTTTTGCCGCCGCGGCCAGTTTCTCGCCGCATGATACCGGAACCGTCGGTGATGGTCAGGTTATTACCGATTCCACGACTTTTTTCAATCCCGAAGGAACAATTCGGTTGCATCTGCCTTTCGGCGCCACGGGAGCCGCGTATGCCCCGATTTGGAACCTCTGGCTGGCGAACAACCTGCAGAATATGATGCCCCTCTATCCCGGCAGTCTCGATTCGGTGGCCGTGATGCTTCTGGCGTCACCGCAGGCCGATTACGGATTCTATCAGCAGACGGTAAGTTTCCGGACCACTCTGGAGGGATCGCCGAATGTCAGTTTGACCTATGGCGAATACACCGGTTATTCCGGTTATCCCGCCGACAAGTTCCATGTGGTTTATGATCTGCTTCCGAAAATATTGAAATTCCACTCGGATCATTTTGCGGATCTATAA
- a CDS encoding putative Isoleucyl-tRNA synthetase (Evidence 3 : Putative function from multiple computational evidences), whose amino-acid sequence MKIDLHIHTSHSFDSESSIESVLGAASRAGLDAVAICDHDTMSATGLARMLAPDIVIIPGMELTTDRGTHIIGLFLEEEVVARDILGAMAEIHEQQGLVMIPHPYRPNTGLWHNRDRANLYSGEEIEKIISQVDLIEAVNFHSQPEEILDTDRHLRLLTAMPQGAGSDAHSIDDIGKAYVDLDCDRTDDPEDLKKALLRAPRLLRFEAYSQLEGTRTLSITPPSPQKALMKKTREIIESILPGSWRNSARHPEREELGATDSDENQEN is encoded by the coding sequence ATGAAAATTGACCTGCACATACATACCAGTCACTCCTTCGACTCCGAAAGCAGTATCGAATCGGTTCTGGGGGCCGCCTCCCGAGCCGGTCTCGATGCTGTCGCCATTTGTGATCATGACACCATGTCGGCCACCGGGTTGGCCCGAATGCTTGCTCCCGATATCGTGATTATCCCCGGAATGGAATTAACGACGGATCGGGGCACCCATATCATCGGTCTCTTTCTGGAAGAAGAAGTGGTTGCCCGGGACATTCTGGGCGCGATGGCCGAAATTCATGAACAACAGGGATTGGTCATGATTCCGCATCCCTACCGCCCCAATACCGGTCTTTGGCACAACCGTGACAGAGCCAATCTCTACAGCGGGGAAGAAATCGAAAAGATAATATCGCAGGTCGATTTGATCGAAGCGGTTAATTTCCATTCGCAACCGGAAGAAATCCTCGACACCGATCGGCATTTGCGGCTTCTGACCGCGATGCCGCAGGGGGCCGGAAGTGATGCTCATAGTATCGACGATATCGGCAAAGCGTACGTTGATCTTGACTGCGACCGCACGGACGACCCGGAGGACTTGAAGAAAGCTCTTTTGAGAGCGCCAAGACTGCTTCGTTTCGAGGCCTATAGCCAGTTGGAGGGAACACGCACCCTCTCGATCACTCCTCCCTCGCCGCAAAAGGCGCTGATGAAAAAAACCCGCGAAATTATCGAATCAATCCTTCCGGGGTCGTGGCGCAATTCCGCACGTCACCCGGAGCGAGAGGAACTCGGTGCGACAGATTCTGATGAAAATCAGGAGAATTGA
- a CDS encoding conserved hypothetical protein (Evidence 4 : Unknown function but conserved in other organisms), with the protein MKEIREEQNKAGFEPFDSEKRIPAGAALAENSVNYSPRVIRALERAAELESSGHDSGIHSAALHGALERYTAVPGNALLTFAGLNDLFDAVARTYITKGTRVIIAGPTPDYFKSYAESNGGXITANYAPSPFSSDPDGLMEKASGERSVIYLASPNYPTGTIYDSDEIKMILEKCPESILILDESYFEYHGQTAAGLVKKYDNLVIVRSFSEAFGLAGYPCAYVLSSPKNLAQIGRFRHNGPSVTAQIAALAAIGDLGELRHRVEMVREGIIYLAVRLRQFDISCRMTPINVLLLQTADSSRVASVLRQNKIFAEDVGFVPQMENYVALAITDSATTHRVVELFENISESLYRLRPPRIRKVTLHRDAEGTAFDNAAAPLANSTKVNI; encoded by the coding sequence ATGAAAGAAATCAGGGAAGAACAAAATAAGGCCGGATTTGAGCCATTCGATTCTGAAAAACGAATCCCCGCCGGCGCGGCTTTGGCCGAGAATTCCGTTAACTACTCGCCGCGGGTGATCCGCGCCCTCGAACGGGCCGCCGAACTGGAATCAAGCGGTCATGATTCTGGAATCCATAGCGCCGCCCTGCACGGTGCTCTTGAGAGATATACCGCTGTACCGGGAAATGCCCTTCTGACTTTCGCCGGCCTGAATGATCTTTTTGACGCCGTCGCCAGAACTTATATCACCAAAGGAACCAGGGTAATTATTGCCGGTCCGACTCCCGATTATTTCAAGAGTTATGCCGAAAGCAACGGCGGNANGATAACCGCCAATTATGCTCCGTCGCCGTTCAGTTCCGATCCCGACGGCCTGATGGAAAAAGCCTCCGGCGAACGTTCGGTCATTTATCTGGCCAGCCCCAATTATCCCACCGGAACCATTTATGATTCCGACGAAATAAAAATGATTCTCGAGAAATGCCCCGAGTCGATTCTCATTCTCGACGAATCTTATTTTGAATATCACGGCCAGACCGCCGCCGGACTGGTAAAAAAATATGACAACCTGGTGATTGTACGGTCCTTTTCCGAGGCCTTCGGACTGGCCGGGTACCCCTGCGCCTATGTTTTAAGTTCGCCCAAAAATCTGGCGCAAATCGGCCGCTTCCGCCATAACGGGCCCTCCGTCACGGCTCAAATTGCCGCCCTGGCCGCCATTGGCGATCTGGGCGAACTGCGCCATCGGGTCGAAATGGTTCGCGAGGGGATCATTTACCTGGCCGTTCGCCTGCGTCAGTTCGACATCTCTTGCCGGATGACGCCGATCAATGTTCTTCTTCTGCAGACGGCCGACAGCAGCCGGGTCGCCTCCGTTCTAAGGCAGAATAAAATTTTTGCCGAGGATGTCGGATTCGTCCCCCAGATGGAGAATTATGTCGCCCTCGCCATTACGGACTCTGCCACCACTCATAGAGTCGTGGAACTTTTTGAAAATATTTCCGAGTCACTGTATCGTCTCCGACCGCCCCGAATCCGCAAGGTTACCCTGCATCGTGACGCCGAGGGCACTGCCTTCGACAACGCAGCTGCGCCATTGGCCAATAGTACAAAGGTCAATATATAA
- a CDS encoding conserved hypothetical protein (Evidence 4 : Unknown function but conserved in other organisms), which translates to MFRSIKEFSQFWRQHADATQKIMDALNDKSLSQKVSPDDRTLGRVAWHIVQTIPEMAGRTGLKVDGPDGNAPLPGKAAEIQQAYRTASKSLLEQVEKNWDDNTLKMEDDMYGSNWPRGLSLRIIMDHEIHHRAQMTVLMRQAGLRVPGVFGPSREEWSQHGMEAPEI; encoded by the coding sequence ATGTTCCGCTCGATTAAGGAATTCAGCCAGTTCTGGCGTCAGCATGCCGATGCCACCCAGAAAATCATGGATGCCCTCAACGATAAGTCTCTGTCACAGAAAGTCTCGCCCGATGACAGAACCCTGGGGAGAGTTGCCTGGCATATCGTTCAGACCATTCCCGAAATGGCCGGCCGGACCGGGCTTAAAGTTGATGGTCCCGATGGGAATGCTCCTCTGCCGGGTAAAGCGGCCGAAATCCAGCAGGCTTACCGAACGGCCTCGAAATCTCTCCTGGAGCAGGTGGAAAAGAACTGGGACGACAACACGCTCAAAATGGAAGACGATATGTATGGCTCAAACTGGCCCCGCGGTCTTTCGTTACGAATTATTATGGATCACGAGATTCACCACCGGGCGCAGATGACAGTCCTGATGCGGCAAGCGGGACTCCGGGTCCCCGGCGTTTTCGGCCCGTCGCGGGAAGAGTGGTCTCAGCACGGAATGGAAGCTCCGGAAATATAA
- a CDS encoding exported hypothetical protein (Evidence 5 : Unknown function) produces the protein MHRKVQVRKLLFLIFVILLVAVSWFKPAFCEPLDKDALIRQYLAGKKSIPSTATDNSHYTSPAIYGDSSQIKPPLSPDDTGMAGSRGGDISGDPQAGIQKFDSTESLRPFGYDLFERPMDVASAPEVADAADYLLGPGDNIIIYLWGSVEKEFDLVVDRQGKIFIPKLGEIIVHGKSLNEFESLLNKKFSGIYSDFKLSVTLGKIRSIRIYLTGEVRRPGAYTVSSLTTLFNALYLAGGPNLRGSMRNIQLIRNNKIETSFDLYQFLLKGENNSDIRLASGDAIFVPVCGPRVTISGEIKRPAIYELKGGETVADLTTLAGGTTAQAYLDRVMLDRISTSDERQVIDLNLNPGNGQKIDNIALNDGDRLQVFSLYDMKKNIAYIDGMVKHPGEFERSDSTSLAELLNRGELLPENVFYERANLFRRYPDRRSELIPVNLNDVLAGKANFMLQDNDSLYVYSIDQMKRKKFVYIEGEVEKPGQYPLYDNMNLADLIFLAGDLKKNAYQLGFELARIDTLGNVQIQYIDIPRNRPEQIALQEDDRVFVRRIPDWFLHRMVTIDGEVRFPGQYALISRNETLYELIQRAGGFTERAFIKGTIFRRNTIEQNLERRNLPEIIANSQPLEQDSTGKVRKAEVVNFKLNNMNRIVLDLEKIIDSKGERGNVTMQNGDMVFIPEIPSGISVMGSVGSNGTIKFERGKNVKYYIEKAGNFTTQANKKETKLIKADGRVFSGGGTLGKKVEVGDAIVIPTEIKKERDWLKTMSATVSILGGIMTSIFIIDKL, from the coding sequence TTGCATAGGAAGGTGCAAGTGAGGAAATTACTATTTTTAATATTTGTGATTCTTCTGGTGGCGGTCAGCTGGTTCAAGCCGGCTTTCTGCGAACCGCTCGATAAGGATGCCCTGATCCGGCAATACCTTGCCGGTAAAAAATCGATTCCCTCGACTGCGACCGATAACAGCCATTATACCAGTCCCGCAATTTATGGAGATTCATCGCAGATTAAACCACCCCTTTCTCCGGACGATACCGGCATGGCCGGATCTCGAGGCGGAGATATTTCCGGGGATCCGCAGGCGGGAATTCAAAAATTCGATTCCACCGAAAGTCTGAGACCATTCGGTTACGACCTTTTTGAACGACCCATGGATGTAGCATCGGCGCCGGAAGTCGCCGACGCTGCCGATTATCTGCTGGGCCCGGGTGATAATATCATCATTTATCTCTGGGGTTCCGTGGAGAAGGAATTTGACCTGGTGGTCGATCGGCAGGGGAAAATATTCATACCCAAACTGGGCGAGATAATTGTCCATGGTAAGAGCCTGAATGAATTCGAATCGCTCCTAAATAAAAAATTTTCGGGTATTTATTCCGATTTTAAATTGTCGGTAACCCTCGGGAAAATCCGCTCGATCCGGATATATCTCACTGGCGAAGTCAGGCGCCCGGGGGCGTATACGGTCAGTTCCTTAACGACCCTATTTAACGCCCTCTATCTGGCAGGAGGGCCCAATCTGCGCGGATCGATGCGCAATATCCAACTGATTCGAAATAATAAAATTGAAACCTCCTTCGATCTCTATCAATTTCTTCTCAAGGGAGAAAATAACTCTGATATTCGTCTTGCCTCGGGTGATGCCATATTCGTGCCGGTTTGCGGGCCCCGGGTAACCATTTCCGGGGAAATCAAACGCCCGGCCATTTATGAGTTGAAGGGTGGTGAAACGGTGGCCGATCTGACGACGCTGGCGGGGGGGACAACGGCCCAGGCCTATCTCGATCGCGTCATGCTGGACCGGATATCGACAAGCGACGAAAGGCAGGTCATCGATCTGAATCTGAATCCCGGAAACGGGCAGAAGATCGATAATATTGCTCTTAACGACGGCGACCGCCTGCAGGTCTTTTCTCTCTATGACATGAAAAAAAATATTGCCTATATAGACGGTATGGTCAAGCATCCGGGAGAATTTGAGCGGAGCGATTCCACATCGCTTGCGGAGTTACTTAACCGCGGTGAGTTACTTCCGGAAAACGTCTTCTATGAACGGGCCAATCTCTTCCGGCGCTATCCCGATCGGCGCTCGGAATTGATTCCTGTCAATCTGAATGATGTTCTGGCCGGGAAAGCGAATTTCATGCTTCAGGACAACGACTCTCTCTATGTCTACAGCATCGACCAGATGAAACGAAAGAAATTCGTCTATATCGAAGGAGAAGTCGAAAAGCCGGGGCAGTATCCGCTCTATGATAATATGAATCTGGCCGATCTGATTTTCCTGGCCGGGGACTTGAAGAAAAATGCCTATCAACTCGGTTTCGAACTGGCCCGAATCGATACTCTGGGGAATGTCCAGATTCAATATATCGATATTCCCCGCAATCGTCCCGAACAAATCGCGCTCCAGGAAGACGACCGGGTTTTTGTCAGACGGATTCCCGACTGGTTTTTGCACCGGATGGTGACCATCGACGGGGAGGTCCGTTTTCCGGGGCAGTACGCTCTCATATCGCGCAATGAAACTCTGTATGAGCTCATTCAAAGGGCCGGTGGCTTCACCGAAAGAGCGTTTATAAAAGGGACAATTTTCCGCCGGAATACCATCGAGCAAAATCTGGAGCGGCGCAACCTGCCGGAAATAATCGCCAATTCCCAGCCGCTGGAGCAGGATTCCACCGGCAAAGTCCGGAAGGCCGAAGTGGTCAATTTTAAATTGAATAACATGAACCGCATTGTCCTGGATCTGGAGAAAATAATCGACTCCAAAGGGGAAAGAGGAAACGTCACCATGCAGAACGGCGATATGGTCTTCATCCCTGAAATCCCCAGCGGGATTTCGGTCATGGGCTCGGTCGGCTCCAATGGCACCATAAAATTCGAACGCGGCAAAAATGTAAAATATTATATCGAAAAGGCCGGCAATTTTACCACTCAGGCCAATAAGAAGGAAACCAAATTGATCAAGGCCGACGGTCGTGTCTTTTCGGGAGGCGGAACCCTCGGAAAAAAGGTCGAAGTGGGCGACGCTATTGTCATCCCGACTGAAATCAAGAAAGAACGCGACTGGCTGAAGACGATGTCGGCGACCGTCTCGATACTCGGGGGAATTATGACCTCGATCTTTATAATAGACAAATTATGA
- a CDS encoding hypothetical protein (Evidence 5 : Unknown function), which yields MICAFCGEKFTGKPIKQGGQVYCSIECADMAAEVVSDDEEYYEDENIEMDDYEDEDEY from the coding sequence ATGATTTGCGCATTTTGCGGTGAGAAGTTTACAGGCAAGCCGATCAAGCAGGGAGGACAGGTCTACTGTTCGATTGAGTGCGCCGATATGGCGGCCGAAGTCGTTTCTGACGACGAAGAATATTACGAGGATGAAAATATCGAAATGGATGACTACGAAGACGAAGACGAATATTGA
- a CDS encoding putative polysaccharide biosynthesis polyprenyl glycosylphosphotransferase (Evidence 3 : Putative function from multiple computational evidences), with translation MKRFWGTINRHKMESAAYRIMRAAVLLAALAIFQKYFKIWTSTESADLTLLAAMTLQLLLLIRLPHNDIMPLRNRSIYVRGFIADELKFAAILTAAAFFLKFVSVPSLFGFFLTANFILQALLFVVWRKYTIKSSRPQEKRIPSGGEKNIVIVGAQGRGLHAADLILKHPELYTRIIGFVDSRRETFWRYRDIPLIGRPDNITEIISRSAVDFVIMATEADEFLTSRKIFEAVEKMGIKICILPDIYESNISRCCTSSLNGQPVLLYHSVPENRPALFVKSFIDRIGAVAGIVLGLPVMIIAALVIKIDSAGPVLYYQRRLGRNGKIFRMLKFRTMTVDAEKQRGKLQKMNEMSGPVFKIANDPRVTRVGKVLRKYSIDELPQFFNVLWGDMSLVGPRPPLPKEVANYAPWQHRRLSVKPGVTCLWQINGRNKIDFDEWMRLDLEYIDRWSLKEDARILAKTLPAVLRGNGV, from the coding sequence TTGAAAAGATTCTGGGGCACCATAAACCGTCACAAAATGGAATCGGCCGCATACCGAATAATGAGGGCGGCGGTTCTTCTGGCAGCCCTGGCGATATTCCAGAAATATTTCAAAATCTGGACATCAACGGAAAGCGCCGATCTGACCCTTCTGGCGGCCATGACGCTTCAATTGCTCCTTCTAATCAGACTGCCTCATAATGATATCATGCCCCTGCGGAATCGATCCATTTATGTCAGAGGCTTTATTGCGGATGAATTAAAATTCGCCGCAATTTTGACGGCCGCGGCATTTTTTCTGAAATTCGTATCTGTCCCTTCCCTTTTTGGATTCTTCCTGACAGCGAATTTCATACTGCAGGCTCTTCTCTTTGTTGTTTGGAGAAAATATACGATCAAATCGAGCCGTCCCCAGGAAAAGAGAATTCCATCAGGCGGCGAAAAAAACATCGTTATCGTCGGGGCACAGGGACGAGGCCTGCATGCGGCCGACCTGATTTTGAAACATCCGGAATTATATACCAGAATAATCGGTTTCGTGGACAGTCGCCGGGAGACCTTCTGGCGTTATCGCGACATACCGCTGATCGGCCGCCCCGATAATATCACCGAAATAATTTCGCGTAGTGCCGTCGATTTCGTCATCATGGCGACCGAGGCCGATGAATTTCTGACCAGCCGGAAAATTTTCGAAGCGGTCGAAAAGATGGGCATAAAAATTTGTATCCTTCCGGACATTTATGAAAGCAATATCTCCCGCTGTTGCACGTCATCGCTGAATGGTCAGCCCGTCCTTCTATATCATTCTGTTCCGGAAAATCGTCCGGCCCTATTCGTAAAATCGTTCATCGACCGAATCGGAGCCGTCGCGGGAATTGTTCTGGGTCTCCCCGTCATGATAATCGCCGCTCTCGTGATAAAAATCGACTCCGCCGGTCCGGTTCTTTACTATCAGAGACGTCTGGGGCGCAACGGCAAAATATTCCGGATGCTGAAATTCCGCACGATGACGGTTGATGCCGAAAAGCAAAGGGGGAAACTGCAAAAGATGAATGAAATGTCGGGGCCGGTTTTCAAGATTGCCAACGACCCCCGGGTGACCAGGGTCGGAAAAGTTTTGAGAAAATACTCGATCGACGAATTGCCGCAGTTCTTTAATGTGCTCTGGGGTGATATGTCGCTGGTCGGCCCGCGGCCGCCGCTTCCCAAGGAAGTTGCCAATTATGCCCCCTGGCAACATCGCCGCCTCTCGGTTAAACCGGGCGTTACCTGCCTCTGGCAGATAAACGGACGAAATAAAATCGATTTCGACGAATGGATGCGTCTCGATCTGGAGTATATCGACCGTTGGTCGCTCAAGGAAGATGCGCGCATCCTGGCCAAAACCCTTCCGGCCGTTCTCAGGGGAAACGGAGTCTAA
- a CDS encoding exported hypothetical protein (Evidence 5 : Unknown function) yields MKSYLAALSILLFGSLAEAAFLPVNQPEYRFLYEAARRQEILDGKIMLREIVAPFNLDTSLNGFARNHFTSSGNDKIEPFIALGNAFNASRYDHSRNYESIRGGLYAHPTRHLYYYGNLLLDKKMAEDPSYTGKKWRGMAGEMESSYLAFGINYLDIIGGRFGGNWGPSDESLILSSTARPMDAVAVRLRWGIMQFSYQAGQLNKIGPADSTGEWQNRYFSGHRLDFQFASNFSLGLFETVIYGGAGRSFEMAYLNPFMIYHSVQLNDNIDDNTFLGLDAVYLIAGRHKLYGQFLIDDFQIEKKIRSDREPNELGFLIGAQSLNLFNFIDIKGEYLRLNNRTYNQKYDRNRYDNRGALIGNELGPDADRWSLTLSKWFGYERRLSLNFACERHGEGRYNSPWTEPWLDSTIVYKESFPTGTVEKKFTAGIGFSGFIRNDFYFDGEGGIRIYRNFGHNPGASRTVPYFSFNLIFSFSHPVKIQ; encoded by the coding sequence ATGAAATCATATCTTGCAGCATTATCAATATTATTATTTGGATCCCTCGCCGAGGCGGCCTTTTTGCCCGTCAATCAGCCGGAATACCGCTTTCTCTACGAGGCCGCGCGGCGGCAGGAAATTCTGGACGGCAAAATAATGCTTCGGGAAATTGTCGCTCCCTTCAATCTGGATACGAGTCTTAATGGTTTCGCCCGAAATCACTTTACTTCTTCGGGAAATGACAAAATCGAGCCATTTATTGCCTTGGGGAATGCTTTCAATGCCTCCCGATATGATCATTCCCGCAATTATGAATCGATCCGGGGCGGTCTCTACGCTCACCCCACACGTCATCTCTACTATTACGGTAATCTGCTTCTTGATAAAAAAATGGCGGAGGATCCGTCATACACCGGTAAAAAATGGCGCGGGATGGCCGGCGAAATGGAATCGTCATATTTAGCTTTTGGTATAAATTATCTGGATATTATAGGAGGACGGTTCGGCGGCAACTGGGGACCGTCCGATGAGTCCCTGATCCTTTCATCAACCGCCCGCCCCATGGACGCCGTCGCTGTTCGCCTTCGCTGGGGGATAATGCAATTTTCCTATCAAGCGGGTCAATTGAATAAAATTGGTCCTGCGGATTCGACGGGTGAGTGGCAGAATCGCTACTTTTCGGGACATCGTCTCGATTTTCAATTTGCCAGTAACTTCAGCCTTGGCTTGTTCGAGACCGTCATCTACGGCGGCGCCGGGCGGAGTTTCGAAATGGCCTATCTTAATCCCTTCATGATCTATCATTCGGTGCAATTGAACGATAATATCGATGACAACACTTTCCTCGGTTTGGACGCCGTTTATCTTATAGCCGGGAGACATAAATTATACGGCCAATTCCTCATCGATGATTTTCAAATTGAGAAAAAGATTCGATCCGACCGGGAACCGAACGAACTCGGCTTCCTGATCGGGGCGCAATCCCTGAACCTCTTTAATTTTATTGATATAAAGGGGGAATACCTCCGCCTGAATAACCGGACCTATAATCAGAAGTATGATCGGAATCGATATGACAATCGAGGCGCTCTGATCGGCAATGAACTTGGCCCCGATGCCGACCGATGGAGCCTGACTCTTTCCAAATGGTTCGGATATGAAAGAAGGTTATCGCTCAATTTTGCCTGCGAACGCCATGGTGAGGGACGGTATAATTCCCCCTGGACCGAACCCTGGCTCGACTCTACAATTGTATACAAAGAATCTTTTCCGACCGGTACAGTTGAGAAGAAATTTACCGCCGGGATTGGGTTTTCCGGATTTATCCGAAACGATTTTTATTTCGATGGTGAAGGCGGCATCAGAATCTATCGCAATTTTGGCCATAATCCGGGCGCCAGTCGGACCGTCCCTTATTTCTCATTCAATCTGATCTTTTCCTTTTCCCATCCGGTCAAAATTCAGTGA
- a CDS encoding putative Uncharacterized deacetylase YpjG (Evidence 3 : Putative function from multiple computational evidences) produces the protein MSNNQKYDLVSIGAHPDDVEVGTGGVLIDLNKKGYRTGIVYLTAGEMGTGGTAEIRAEEAKNAARVLGSDLIHTYDWGDTKLFDTYERRIELATLIRKHRPEIVLAPYPHVGHGKRQSHPDHVACGEIVINAVNYATLKKMPIEGEPHIVKRVFHYFLPPGLSPSFVVDITAHFERWIEALKCHRSQFLNPEKSRDYIWSLESLARSFGSQAGCRYGQGFYHIEPMRITDLFDLVK, from the coding sequence ATGTCAAACAACCAGAAATATGATTTAGTATCGATCGGGGCGCATCCCGATGATGTCGAGGTCGGGACCGGGGGGGTTCTGATCGATCTCAATAAAAAAGGATACAGAACCGGAATTGTCTACCTGACGGCGGGCGAAATGGGAACCGGCGGAACGGCCGAAATTCGGGCCGAGGAAGCCAAGAATGCCGCCAGAGTTCTCGGATCCGATTTGATTCATACTTATGACTGGGGCGATACGAAGTTGTTCGATACGTACGAGCGGAGAATCGAATTGGCGACCCTGATTAGAAAACACCGTCCCGAAATTGTTCTGGCTCCTTATCCTCATGTGGGACACGGCAAAAGACAATCGCATCCGGATCATGTGGCCTGCGGCGAAATTGTCATCAACGCCGTCAATTATGCCACCTTAAAGAAGATGCCGATCGAAGGCGAGCCGCATATTGTCAAACGGGTGTTTCACTATTTCCTGCCCCCGGGCTTGAGCCCGTCATTTGTGGTGGACATTACGGCGCATTTCGAGCGCTGGATCGAAGCCCTTAAATGCCATCGTTCGCAATTTCTTAATCCGGAAAAGTCGCGGGATTATATCTGGTCCCTGGAATCGCTGGCTCGGTCGTTCGGCAGTCAGGCGGGATGCCGGTATGGCCAGGGATTTTATCATATTGAACCGATGCGCATTACCGATTTGTTCGATCTTGTCAAATGA